In a single window of the Elaeis guineensis isolate ETL-2024a chromosome 8, EG11, whole genome shotgun sequence genome:
- the LOC105049568 gene encoding uncharacterized protein, which produces MASTDADADATAADRQQLDVFPRHPEHLLFQDRDAPVACLLDDDGGDEGPNLTALLGGAASTGEGSSPVASPVWGGDGDGLARRALRGRERWVYCCSSAASSSSPDKLTSSGAGVDPSCGAPHALSLKLDYEEVLTAWSGRGSFYIDGDGPQVVPDLHHTTSPVLVEVRSTGWRVPESEREVGNREARVMRYKEKRRSRLFSKRIRYEVRKLDAEKRPRSKGRFVKRKDVE; this is translated from the exons ATGGCATCCACCGACGCCGACGCCGACGCCACGGCGGCGGATCGCCAGCAGCTGGACGTCTTCCCCCGCCACCCGGAGCACCTTCTCTTCCAGGACAGGGACGCCCCAGTCGCCTGCCTCCTCGATGACGACGGCGGCGACGAGGGCCCCAATCTCACCGCCCTCCTCGGCGGCGCCGCATCCACAGGAGAAGGATCGTCGCCAGTGGCGTCGCCGGTGTGGGGCGGCGACGGAGACGGACTTGCCCGGAGGGCGCTCCGCGGGCGGGAGCGGTGGGTGTACTGCTGCTCCTCCGCCGCCTCGTCGTCGTCGCCGGATAAGCTCACCAGCAGCGGCGCCGGCGTGGACCCGTCGTGCGGTGCGCCGCATGCGCTCTCGCTTAAGCTGGACTATGAGGAGGTCCTCACCGCCTGGTCCGGTCGGGGGTCCTTCTACATCGACGGCGATGGCCCGCAAGTTGTTCCTGATCTCCACCATACCACATCCCCG GTGTTGGTGGAGGTGAGGAGCACGGGATGGAGGGTGCCGGAGAGCGAGCGGGAGGTAGGGAACAGGGAAGCGAGAGTGATGCGGTACAAGGAGAAGAGGCGGAGCCGGCTCTTCTCCAAGCGGATTCGTTACGAGGTGCGGAAGCTCGACGCCGAGAAGCGCCCTCGGTCGAAG GGTCGATTTGTAAAGAGGAAAGATGTGGAATAA
- the LOC105049569 gene encoding pentatricopeptide repeat-containing protein At1g77360, mitochondrial encodes MIKLYQKSSIGWKALIRMYSSNSKNVPEVIDPTKRLCKIMMSCPSVGLEHALDETGIRISPELAEEVIKRFENAGMLAYRFFEWTRKQRGFSHSVRAYHTMIGSLAKIRQYQLMWDLVAAMRREGILNIETFCVIMRKYARAKKFDEAIYTFNVMDKFGVMPNLAAFNSLLSAFCKSKNVRKAQEIFDKMDDRFAPDNKTYSILLEGWGRAPNLPKMREVYQDMIDKGCKPDIITYGIMVDALCKAGRVEEAVNVVRDMRCNGCPPTSFIYSVLVHTYGVERRIEDAVDAFLKMEKDGIKPDVAVYNALISAFCRVNRFENAFKVLGDMEDKGISPNSRTCNIILSSLISLGKNDEAYRVFRQVIKHCEPDSDTYTMMIKMFCEDDRLEMALKVWKYMGLKQFVPSMHTFSVLINGLCEKGEVNRACVMLEEMIEKGIRPPGSTFGRLRQLLLKEGREDVLAFLLEKMKILVQEPLCD; translated from the coding sequence ATGATCAAACTTTATCAGAAATCCTCAATAGGATGGAAAGCATTGATAAGAATGTACAGCTCCAACAGCAAGAACGTCCCAGAGGTCATTGACCCCACCAAAAGGCTATGCAAGATCATGATGTCTTGCCCGAGTGTTGGCCTCGAGCATGCCCTCGATGAGACCGGCATTCGCATCTCACCAGAGCTGGCTGAGGAGGTCATCAAGCGGTTCGAGAATGCCGGCATGCTTGCATACCGGTTCTTTGAGTGGACCCGCAAGCAGCGGGGCTTCTCTCATAGTGTCAGGGCCTACCACACCATGATTGGCTCCCTCGCCAAGATCCGACAGTACCAGCTCATGTGGGACCTTGTTGCCGCCATGCGCCGTGAAGGCATTCTGAATATTGAGACATTCTGCGTGATAATGAGGAAATATGCCCGGGCCAAGAAGTTTGACGAAGCCATCTACACCTTCAATGTCATGGATAAGTTTGGTGTGATGCCGAATTTGGCAGCATTCAATAGCCTTCTTAGTGCATTCTGCAAATCCAAGAATGTGAGGAAGGCCCAGGAGATATTTGACAAAATGGATGACCGGTTTGCACCAGATAACAAAACTTACAGCATCTTGCTCGAAGGGTGGGGGAGGGCCCCAAATTTGCCCAAGATGCGAGAGGTTTACCAGGACATGATCGATAAGGGCTGCAAGCCAGATATCATCACGTATGGGATTATGGTTGATGCCCTCTGCAAGGCTGGCCGGGTGGAAGAGGCAGTTAATGTTGTTAGGGACATGAGATGCAATGGTTGCCCGCCAACATCATTTATTTACAGTGTCTTGGTTCATACTTATGGAGTTGAGAGGAGAATAGAGGATGCGGTGGATGCATTCTTGAAGATGGAGAAGGATGGCATTAAGCCTGACGTGGCAGTGTACAATGCACTGATCAGTGCATTTTGTAGAGTAAATAGATTTGAGAATGCTTTTAAAGTTCTGGGGGATATGGAGGATAAGGGCATTTCTCCCAATTCGAGGACCTGCAATATTATTCTGAGCAGCTTGATTAGTCTTGGGAAGAATGATGAGGCATATAGGGTTTTCCGCCAGGTGATTAAGCATTGTGAGCCTGACTCAGATACGTATACAATGATGATAAAAATGTTCTGTGAGGATGATAGGTTGGAGATGGCTTTGAAAGTGTGGAAATACATGGGCTTGAAGCAGTTTGTTCCAAGTATGCACACCTTTTCTGTGCTTATCAATGGGTTGTGCGAGAAGGGCGAAGTGAATCGGGCTTGTGTCATGTTAGAAGAAATGATTGAAAAGGGTATCAGACCACCAGGTTCGACATTCGGAAGGTTAAGGCAATTACTTTTGAAAGAAGGCAGAGAAGATGTACTTGCATTTCTTTTGGAGAAAATGAAGATTCTTGTTCAAGAACCTTTGTGTGATTGA